A section of the Falco peregrinus isolate bFalPer1 chromosome 3, bFalPer1.pri, whole genome shotgun sequence genome encodes:
- the UTS2 gene encoding urotensin-2, protein MHKLVFCCLIIISFSWPLSSLPVIDASEMSYQLSADEDSRLNLERSGSLGSPSLLQFLPELLGALPEDNKAGLSPSSYNPRQNIKETSYENHPRIALLGRFLTKDRKQYKKRGNLSECFWKYCV, encoded by the exons ATGCATAAGCTGGTATTCTGCTGTCTCATTATTATCAGCTTCTCTTGGCCTCTCTCATCTCTCCCCGTCATCGACGCCAGTGAGATGTCTTATCAGCTCTCAG CCGATGAAGATTCGAGATTAAATCTGGAGCGGTCAGGCAGCCTAGGgagcccttccctgctgcagtttCTGCCAGAGCTCCTGGGTGCTCTGCCTGAAGACAACAAGGCAG GTCTTAGCCCCAGCAGCTACAACCCAAGGCAAAACATTAAAGAG ACTTCCTATGAAAATCATCCTCGAATTGCTTTGCTGGGACGCTTCTTGACCAAGGACAGGAAGCAGTACAAGAAACGTGGGAATCTTTCCGAGTGCTTCTGGAAATATTGTGTgtaa